The following proteins are encoded in a genomic region of Mycobacterium sp. 155:
- a CDS encoding TenA family transcriptional regulator yields MFDDLWTAATRHTFLDAVRDGSISDAAFDRWLAQDALFVADLLTFQARLLARAPRPAQTVLAGGCAALVAELDWFDEQAAQRQIELPAAPLPATLAYRELLQRLDNEPYDAAVTALWAIERVYLLAWRSAASPTSRFEEFVAHWTVPEFASYVDGLAAIAVDGYDILVAEVLHLEVQFWDMAWEAP; encoded by the coding sequence GTGTTCGATGACCTCTGGACTGCCGCGACCCGGCATACCTTCCTGGACGCCGTGCGCGACGGCAGCATCTCCGACGCGGCATTCGACCGTTGGCTTGCCCAGGACGCGTTGTTTGTCGCCGATCTGCTGACCTTTCAGGCCCGACTGTTGGCGCGGGCACCTCGGCCGGCACAGACGGTTCTGGCGGGCGGGTGCGCAGCGTTGGTTGCCGAACTGGACTGGTTCGACGAACAGGCCGCGCAGCGCCAGATCGAACTGCCGGCCGCGCCGCTGCCGGCGACATTGGCCTACCGGGAACTGCTGCAACGGCTCGACAACGAGCCCTACGACGCGGCTGTCACCGCGCTATGGGCCATCGAGCGGGTCTACCTGCTGGCGTGGAGATCCGCGGCATCGCCGACCTCGCGGTTCGAGGAGTTCGTCGCGCACTGGACTGTGCCGGAATTCGCCAGCTATGTCGATGGCCTCGCCGCAATCGCGGTGGACGGGTACGACATATTGGTGGCCGAGGTGCTCCACCTCGAAGTGCAGTTCTGGGATATGGCGTGGGAGGCGCCATAA
- a CDS encoding cytochrome c oxidase assembly protein has product MRTEVGPLTLQAVLTSWQFDAVSVVVVLALVAGYGWCVRRRGLRGRPVWCFGVSMVLWLLATVSMIGVYAYVLFWVRALQVVLLLLVVPFFLASATPVTVLRGALSPAGQGRLDRLLAGRLARVLLHPATTSIAMLGTPWLLYLTPWYTAALQQPVVAAATRILLTTIGFGYFYARLQADPVPRRYSQLISLLISVVESIGDGVLGIVLWLGPLIAPAYYTALQRDWGPSLRMDQVIGAGVLWILGDVLGVPFLIVLMRALSADEKARAAEVDAELDRAESESAVAADDAYEPAAAEEPAPPKLWWEADEQLAQRFRQG; this is encoded by the coding sequence ATGCGAACCGAGGTCGGACCTCTGACATTGCAGGCTGTCCTGACGTCGTGGCAATTCGACGCGGTGTCGGTGGTCGTGGTGCTGGCGCTGGTCGCCGGCTACGGCTGGTGCGTGCGACGTAGAGGTCTGCGTGGCCGGCCCGTGTGGTGTTTCGGCGTTTCCATGGTGCTCTGGCTGCTGGCCACGGTCAGCATGATCGGGGTCTACGCATACGTGCTGTTTTGGGTGCGGGCGCTGCAGGTGGTGCTCCTGCTGCTGGTGGTGCCGTTCTTCTTGGCGTCGGCGACCCCTGTCACCGTGCTGCGCGGCGCCCTGAGCCCCGCAGGACAGGGCCGGCTCGACCGGCTGCTTGCCGGCCGGCTCGCCCGGGTCCTGCTGCACCCGGCTACCACGTCGATCGCCATGTTGGGCACGCCGTGGCTGCTGTACCTGACGCCGTGGTACACAGCCGCGCTGCAGCAGCCCGTCGTGGCCGCTGCGACTCGAATCTTATTGACGACCATCGGGTTCGGCTACTTCTACGCCCGCCTGCAGGCCGATCCGGTACCCAGACGTTACTCGCAGCTGATCTCGCTGCTGATCAGCGTGGTGGAGTCGATCGGCGACGGCGTCCTGGGCATCGTGCTGTGGCTGGGGCCCTTGATCGCACCGGCGTACTATACCGCGCTGCAACGGGATTGGGGCCCGAGCCTACGGATGGACCAAGTGATCGGCGCAGGTGTCCTGTGGATCCTCGGCGATGTCCTGGGGGTGCCGTTCTTGATTGTGCTGATGCGCGCATTGTCGGCCGACGAGAAGGCGCGCGCCGCCGAGGTAGATGCCGAGTTGGACCGGGCCGAATCCGAGAGCGCGGTCGCCGCCGACGACGCGTACGAGCCTGCCGCCGCCGAAGAACCTGCGCCGCCGAAACTGTGGTGGGAGGCCGACGAGCAACTGGCCCAACGGTTCCGCCAGGGGTAA
- a CDS encoding alpha/beta fold hydrolase encodes MTEQHIVDVGGGIALCYEQFGDPADPPLVLISGLGQQLHSWPNGLVSELVARGCHVTRFDNRDVGRSTHMPFRPPRPVAIMRGGNDSRQYHLGDMARDTVGLLDALGFADAHLVGVSMGGMIAQTVTAHYPGRVRTLTSIMSTTGAPRIGRPALSTWRRMVTTRPPRTRAEAVDNAVGIFRHIGSHGFPFDEEWVREKAGADWDRDPSTAGTPRQLAGIFASGDRTAELAQIDVPTLVIHGDRDRMVHPTGGAATARAIRGAHLETIVGMGHDLPRGAWNQLADLITKHTKEHL; translated from the coding sequence ATGACAGAGCAGCACATCGTCGACGTGGGTGGCGGAATCGCGTTGTGCTACGAGCAGTTCGGGGATCCGGCCGACCCGCCCCTGGTATTGATCTCCGGGCTGGGGCAGCAGCTGCACTCCTGGCCGAACGGTCTGGTTTCCGAGCTCGTCGCGCGAGGCTGCCACGTCACCCGGTTCGACAACCGCGACGTCGGCCGGTCCACCCACATGCCCTTCCGCCCACCGCGCCCCGTGGCAATCATGAGGGGCGGCAACGATTCTCGGCAATACCACCTCGGCGACATGGCCCGCGACACCGTGGGCTTGTTGGATGCACTGGGCTTCGCGGACGCCCATCTGGTCGGAGTGTCGATGGGCGGAATGATCGCCCAGACCGTCACCGCGCACTACCCGGGCCGCGTGCGGACGCTGACGTCGATCATGTCCACCACCGGTGCGCCGCGGATCGGCAGGCCCGCGTTGTCGACGTGGCGGCGCATGGTCACCACCCGGCCGCCGCGCACCCGCGCCGAGGCGGTGGATAACGCAGTCGGGATATTCCGGCACATCGGCTCGCATGGATTCCCGTTCGACGAGGAATGGGTGCGGGAAAAGGCCGGCGCCGACTGGGATCGCGACCCGTCGACTGCGGGGACACCACGCCAACTGGCGGGCATCTTCGCCTCCGGTGACCGGACCGCCGAACTGGCGCAGATCGACGTTCCGACACTGGTGATCCACGGTGACCGTGACCGGATGGTGCACCCCACCGGCGGCGCGGCGACCGCCAGAGCGATCCGGGGCGCGCACCTGGAAACCATCGTCGGTATGGGACACGACCTGCCGCGCGGCGCTTGGAACCAGCTGGCAGACCTCATCACGAAGCACACCAAGGAGCACCTGTGA
- a CDS encoding DUF732 domain-containing protein, with the protein MLSRRGSRHLAESGLPRVRPTRAIATSVSAAALVAAMAFGVAPAHADSADDARFLDIVKQLDIPVESPEQATQAGHGICEKVAAGKIEPARTVRSILGQLTASGLPKGVAINLIWGAVDVYCPQYRSLVGH; encoded by the coding sequence ATGTTGTCCCGGCGGGGTTCGCGGCATTTGGCCGAATCCGGTCTTCCTCGCGTGCGGCCCACTCGGGCTATTGCCACATCGGTCAGCGCGGCCGCGTTGGTCGCCGCCATGGCGTTCGGCGTTGCACCGGCTCATGCCGATTCGGCCGACGACGCCAGGTTCCTCGACATCGTCAAGCAGCTCGACATCCCGGTGGAATCCCCTGAACAGGCCACCCAGGCCGGCCACGGGATCTGCGAGAAGGTCGCGGCGGGCAAGATCGAGCCCGCCCGCACAGTACGCAGCATCCTCGGTCAGCTCACTGCCAGCGGTCTGCCGAAGGGCGTAGCCATCAACCTCATCTGGGGCGCGGTCGACGTCTACTGCCCGCAGTACCGCTCTCTTGTAGGCCACTGA
- a CDS encoding CaiB/BaiF CoA-transferase family protein, which produces MTNTGPLDGVRVVELGGIGPGPHAAMMLADLGADVVRVRRPGGLTMPAEDVDLLHRGKRIVDLDVKAQPDKLLDLAAKADVLLDCFRPGTCERLGIGPQECQAVNPRLIFARITGWGQDGPLAQTAGHDINYLSQTGVLSAIGYRDRPPVAPLNLVADFGGGSMLVLIGIVTALYERERSGRGQVIDAAMVDGVSMLAQMMWTMRATGSLRDQRESFLLDGGAPYYRTYETSDGGYMAVGSIEPQFFAQLVAGLGLAADDIPGQFELARYDEMRAIFTERFATKTRDEWTEIFAGSDACVTPVLTWGEAANNGHLRARSTLVSIDGVDQAAPAPRFSRTPAGPPGTPPKVTTAIENIGWD; this is translated from the coding sequence ATGACCAACACAGGCCCCTTGGATGGAGTGAGAGTCGTCGAACTCGGTGGTATCGGCCCCGGGCCGCACGCCGCGATGATGCTGGCCGATCTGGGCGCCGACGTGGTGCGGGTGCGCCGCCCGGGCGGGTTGACCATGCCCGCCGAGGACGTGGACCTGCTCCACCGCGGTAAGCGCATCGTGGATCTCGACGTGAAAGCGCAACCCGACAAGCTGCTGGACCTGGCCGCGAAAGCCGATGTGCTGCTGGACTGTTTCCGTCCGGGCACCTGCGAGCGGCTTGGGATCGGGCCGCAGGAGTGCCAGGCCGTCAACCCGAGGCTGATTTTCGCGCGCATCACGGGCTGGGGCCAAGACGGTCCATTGGCGCAGACGGCCGGACACGACATCAACTACCTGTCGCAGACAGGCGTGCTGAGTGCGATCGGCTACCGGGACAGGCCACCGGTGGCACCGCTGAACCTGGTCGCCGACTTCGGCGGCGGTTCGATGCTGGTGCTCATCGGCATCGTCACCGCGCTGTACGAGCGGGAACGCTCAGGTAGGGGCCAGGTGATCGACGCCGCGATGGTCGACGGTGTCAGCATGCTCGCCCAGATGATGTGGACCATGCGGGCCACGGGCTCACTGCGCGATCAGCGAGAATCGTTCCTGCTCGACGGTGGCGCGCCGTACTACCGGACTTACGAGACCTCCGACGGTGGATACATGGCGGTCGGATCGATCGAGCCGCAGTTCTTCGCTCAGTTGGTGGCCGGGCTCGGGCTGGCCGCAGACGACATTCCCGGACAGTTCGAGCTGGCCCGCTACGACGAGATGCGGGCGATCTTCACCGAACGCTTCGCCACCAAGACCCGCGACGAATGGACCGAGATCTTCGCGGGCTCCGATGCCTGCGTGACGCCCGTGCTGACTTGGGGTGAGGCTGCGAACAACGGACATCTGCGAGCCCGCTCGACGCTGGTGTCGATCGATGGCGTCGACCAAGCTGCACCGGCACCCCGGTTCTCCCGTACGCCCGCGGGCCCGCCGGGAACACCGCCCAAGGTCACCACGGCGATCGAGAACATCGGCTGGGATTGA
- a CDS encoding linear amide C-N hydrolase, translating into MCTRVIWPDAGDAVLVGRNMDFHKDLMTNLWKQPRGVSRDDGASGKLTWTSKYGSVIATAYDIVTTDGMNESGLAGHILWLAESSYGEPDPNRTQLSQSMWLQYFLDNFATVADAVAWIAETDVQVVQMDDPTGGARPGLHLALDDATGDSAIIEYIDGQPKVYHSKDYRVMTNSPTFDQQLELVKSFQGLGGDRPLPGDTQAADRFARASYYVARLPKPSSQVEAIASMFSVIRNAAQPFRIPDPGKPEASQTIWQVVLDLTNKRYVYESTTRPNVVWADLADLDFSEGSPQLKLDLMSDLAVQGGIAGNVSDKFADKGPITFLSLTLERELEKAATKPAKS; encoded by the coding sequence ATGTGTACACGAGTCATCTGGCCCGATGCGGGCGATGCGGTCCTGGTCGGCAGGAACATGGACTTCCACAAGGACCTGATGACCAACCTCTGGAAACAGCCGCGCGGCGTCTCCCGCGACGACGGAGCGTCGGGCAAGCTGACCTGGACCTCGAAGTACGGCAGCGTGATAGCCACCGCCTACGACATCGTCACCACGGACGGGATGAACGAGTCGGGCCTGGCCGGCCACATCCTGTGGCTGGCGGAGTCCAGCTACGGCGAGCCGGATCCCAACCGCACCCAGCTCAGCCAGTCGATGTGGCTGCAATACTTCCTGGACAACTTCGCCACCGTGGCCGACGCCGTCGCCTGGATCGCCGAGACGGATGTGCAGGTGGTGCAGATGGACGATCCCACCGGCGGTGCTCGCCCGGGCTTGCATCTGGCTCTCGATGACGCCACCGGCGACTCGGCGATCATCGAGTACATCGACGGGCAGCCGAAGGTCTACCACTCCAAGGACTACCGGGTGATGACCAATTCACCGACGTTCGACCAGCAGCTGGAGCTGGTCAAGTCCTTCCAGGGTCTGGGCGGGGATCGGCCGCTACCCGGCGACACGCAGGCCGCCGACCGCTTCGCTCGGGCCAGCTATTACGTGGCCCGGCTGCCCAAACCGTCGAGTCAGGTGGAAGCGATCGCCAGCATGTTCTCGGTGATCCGCAACGCCGCCCAGCCCTTCCGCATCCCGGATCCCGGTAAGCCAGAAGCTTCGCAGACCATTTGGCAGGTGGTTCTGGACCTGACCAACAAGCGGTACGTCTACGAGTCGACCACTCGCCCCAACGTCGTTTGGGCGGACCTGGCCGACCTCGACTTCTCCGAGGGCAGCCCGCAGCTCAAACTCGACTTGATGAGCGACCTTGCCGTCCAGGGCGGTATCGCCGGGAACGTCAGCGACAAGTTCGCGGACAAGGGGCCGATCACGTTCCTCTCGCTCACCCTGGAGCGCGAGCTGGAGAAGGCGGCGACCAAACCGGCCAAGAGCTGA
- a CDS encoding alpha-keto acid decarboxylase family protein, translated as MTENAYTVGDYLLDRLAELGVTEIFGVPGDYQLEFLDHVLAHPDVRWVGGANELNAGYAADGYGRLRGMAALVTTFGVGELSAANAVAGSFAEHVPVVHIVGAPSKDTQGARRIVHHTLGDGDFEHFLRISREITCAQANLAPATATREIDRVLSEVREQKRPGYLLIATDVARFPTEPPAAPLPRYTGGTSPRALALFTAAAAELIGDHRVSVLADFLVHRLGCVRELNALLDADVVPHATLMWGKSLVDESSPNYVGIYAGAASEDSVREVIEGAPVLVTAGVLFTDMVSGFFSQRIDPARTIDIGANQSVIAGQVYAPLDMAAALEAIAAILSERGITSPELPPPPSPTPAAVPAREASLTQEALWDRLSQALTPGNVVLADQGTSFYGMAGHRLPSGVTFIGQPLWGSIGYTLPAALGAGLADRNRRTVLLIGDGAAQLTVQELGAFSREDLAPVVVVVNNDGYTVERAIHGVTAPYNDIAVWRWADLPAALGVADALTFRVATCGELDDALSAAAGTRDRMVFIEALVPRLDIPPLLAELAQSASAANSRGAS; from the coding sequence ATGACCGAAAACGCCTACACGGTCGGCGACTATCTGTTGGACCGGCTGGCCGAGCTCGGGGTGACCGAGATCTTCGGTGTGCCCGGCGACTACCAGCTGGAGTTCCTCGACCATGTCCTTGCCCATCCCGATGTGCGCTGGGTCGGTGGCGCGAACGAACTCAACGCCGGGTACGCCGCCGACGGGTATGGCCGGTTGCGCGGGATGGCGGCACTGGTGACGACGTTCGGCGTGGGTGAGCTGTCGGCGGCCAACGCCGTGGCGGGCAGCTTTGCCGAACATGTTCCCGTGGTGCACATCGTGGGTGCGCCGTCCAAGGACACCCAGGGGGCCCGGCGCATCGTGCACCACACGCTCGGTGACGGCGATTTCGAGCATTTCCTGCGGATCAGCCGTGAAATCACCTGTGCCCAAGCAAATCTGGCGCCAGCGACGGCGACCCGCGAGATCGACCGCGTGCTCTCGGAGGTGCGTGAGCAGAAGCGACCGGGCTACCTGCTGATCGCCACCGATGTGGCCCGCTTCCCCACCGAACCACCGGCCGCTCCCCTGCCGCGCTACACCGGCGGCACCAGCCCGCGGGCGCTGGCACTGTTCACCGCGGCCGCGGCCGAACTCATCGGCGATCACCGGGTCTCGGTGCTGGCCGACTTCCTGGTGCACCGGTTGGGTTGTGTCAGAGAACTCAACGCACTGCTGGACGCGGACGTCGTGCCGCATGCCACCCTGATGTGGGGCAAGAGTCTGGTGGACGAGAGCTCGCCGAATTACGTCGGCATCTATGCCGGTGCGGCCAGCGAGGATTCGGTGCGCGAGGTGATCGAGGGCGCGCCCGTGCTGGTGACGGCGGGGGTGCTCTTCACCGACATGGTCAGCGGATTTTTCAGTCAGCGCATCGACCCGGCTCGCACCATCGACATCGGTGCCAACCAGAGCGTGATCGCCGGCCAGGTGTATGCGCCGTTGGACATGGCCGCCGCCCTCGAGGCCATCGCCGCGATACTGTCCGAACGCGGGATCACGTCACCGGAACTGCCTCCGCCGCCCTCGCCCACCCCGGCCGCGGTGCCGGCCCGCGAAGCATCTCTCACCCAGGAGGCATTGTGGGACAGGCTTTCTCAAGCCCTTACTCCGGGCAACGTGGTACTCGCCGATCAGGGGACGTCGTTCTACGGGATGGCCGGGCACCGGTTGCCGTCCGGAGTCACGTTCATCGGCCAGCCGCTGTGGGGGTCGATCGGCTACACCCTGCCCGCCGCGCTCGGGGCCGGGCTGGCCGACCGCAACCGGCGCACGGTGCTACTGATCGGTGACGGCGCGGCCCAGCTGACCGTGCAGGAACTCGGGGCCTTCAGCCGGGAGGACCTGGCCCCAGTCGTGGTGGTAGTCAACAACGATGGCTACACGGTGGAACGCGCGATCCACGGCGTGACCGCACCATACAACGACATCGCCGTGTGGCGCTGGGCCGATCTACCCGCCGCGCTGGGAGTGGCTGACGCACTGACCTTCCGCGTGGCTACCTGCGGTGAGCTCGACGATGCGCTCAGCGCGGCGGCCGGCACCCGTGACCGCATGGTGTTCATCGAGGCCCTGGTGCCCCGGCTGGACATTCCGCCGTTGCTGGCCGAGCTCGCGCAGTCGGCATCGGCAGCAAATTCGCGCGGGGCGTCCTAA
- a CDS encoding SDR family oxidoreductase gives MSKRRTISGRTVVITGAASGIGRALAQRLSVHSCPVAIADVDELSLKETEASLSGPVLTRVLDVRDADDQRAFADEVADWAPQPLGAVFNNAGVAVASTVLDAVPEDDQWLWDINFHGVVNGTRAFLPILVEQDEGVIVNTSSVFGLVGMPSQSAYCSAKFAVRGFTDALRQELRGTGVTAVNVHPGGIDTNIVRNARFRKDPEGRGRNQSQIADEFSAITLTQPDKAAEIIHRGVEAGKARILVGPDAYVFDALARIAPTHYYDVIGFAQSRLRARTQARR, from the coding sequence GTGAGCAAGCGTCGAACCATCAGCGGCCGCACGGTCGTCATCACCGGAGCCGCCTCCGGCATCGGGAGGGCCCTGGCCCAACGCCTTTCAGTGCATTCCTGTCCGGTGGCGATCGCCGACGTCGATGAGCTGAGCCTCAAGGAGACGGAGGCAAGCCTGTCTGGCCCGGTGCTGACCCGCGTGCTCGACGTGCGGGACGCGGACGATCAACGAGCGTTCGCCGATGAGGTGGCCGACTGGGCCCCGCAACCACTCGGCGCAGTATTCAACAACGCCGGCGTCGCGGTCGCCTCGACTGTGCTCGACGCCGTGCCGGAGGATGACCAGTGGTTGTGGGACATCAACTTTCACGGCGTGGTCAATGGGACGCGGGCGTTCCTGCCGATTCTGGTCGAGCAGGACGAAGGCGTGATCGTCAACACCTCAAGTGTCTTCGGGTTGGTCGGAATGCCGAGCCAAAGTGCATACTGCTCAGCGAAATTCGCTGTCCGCGGGTTCACCGACGCGTTGCGGCAGGAACTGCGGGGCACCGGGGTGACGGCCGTCAACGTGCACCCGGGCGGCATCGACACCAATATCGTGCGTAATGCCCGCTTCCGCAAAGACCCGGAAGGCCGGGGCCGCAACCAGTCTCAGATAGCCGACGAGTTCTCCGCGATCACCCTGACCCAGCCGGACAAGGCCGCCGAGATCATCCATCGAGGTGTCGAGGCCGGCAAGGCGCGCATCCTGGTGGGGCCGGACGCGTACGTGTTCGACGCGCTGGCCCGGATCGCGCCCACCCACTACTACGACGTGATCGGCTTCGCGCAGTCCCGGTTGCGGGCCCGGACTCAGGCGAGGCGGTAG
- a CDS encoding DUF4010 domain-containing protein encodes MSWQHFEPFLVALAIGLLLGFERERSHTRKLPAGSRSFALLSLVGAIAASIDTWAVVAGSAGVAALLAVAYFRTSTDDPGTTTEIAGLVAYLLGALAYTRPAEAVALAVVVAGLLVSKTRIHRFVREIVSEVELEDAIKFFVVAFVILPLLPDRALGPYGVLNPAKIWLLVVLLTGIGWVGYIGVRALGPQRGLLVTGMAGGFVSASATTASMGRLSRTAAGLRAPLASALVASLATFVQLLMVIGVVDIDVLRRLWPPVLAGALVLVGVAWFVYRGARQPDDGTEECDDAPVRPASRPFVLRPALVLAAVLTLALLVSRWAADMLGPNGLVLTAFAAGLADAHAGAVAAASLAANGDVTVDAALVAIAAALGSNLLVKTALAFTTGGHRFGLAFLAAIAAPTVVFGAALTLTVALG; translated from the coding sequence GTGAGCTGGCAGCACTTCGAGCCGTTCCTCGTCGCGTTGGCCATCGGCCTGCTGCTCGGCTTCGAACGGGAACGCAGCCACACCCGCAAACTGCCGGCTGGCTCACGCTCCTTCGCACTGCTGTCGCTGGTCGGAGCCATCGCTGCCAGCATCGACACATGGGCCGTGGTGGCCGGCTCGGCCGGGGTCGCGGCATTGCTGGCGGTCGCCTACTTCCGTACCAGCACGGACGACCCGGGAACCACCACCGAGATCGCCGGGCTCGTCGCCTATCTGCTCGGCGCCCTTGCCTACACCCGCCCCGCCGAGGCCGTGGCACTCGCCGTGGTCGTTGCCGGGCTACTGGTATCGAAGACCCGCATCCACCGCTTCGTCCGCGAGATCGTCAGTGAGGTCGAACTCGAGGACGCGATCAAGTTCTTCGTCGTGGCATTCGTGATCCTGCCGCTGCTGCCTGACCGAGCGCTCGGACCGTACGGCGTGCTCAACCCGGCGAAGATCTGGCTGCTCGTCGTCCTGCTCACCGGTATCGGCTGGGTCGGCTACATCGGCGTGCGGGCACTGGGTCCGCAACGCGGGCTGCTGGTCACCGGTATGGCCGGCGGTTTCGTCTCGGCAAGTGCGACGACCGCGTCGATGGGCCGGCTCAGCCGAACAGCGGCCGGGCTGCGCGCGCCGCTGGCCAGCGCGCTCGTCGCGAGCCTCGCCACCTTCGTGCAGCTTCTGATGGTGATCGGCGTGGTCGACATCGACGTGCTGCGGCGCTTGTGGCCCCCGGTCCTCGCCGGCGCACTCGTGCTGGTGGGGGTCGCCTGGTTCGTCTATCGCGGCGCCCGCCAGCCGGATGACGGGACCGAGGAGTGCGACGATGCTCCGGTTCGGCCCGCAAGTCGCCCGTTCGTGCTGCGTCCCGCGCTGGTGCTGGCCGCGGTGCTGACCCTGGCTTTGCTCGTCAGCCGGTGGGCGGCCGACATGCTCGGCCCCAACGGGCTCGTGCTCACCGCGTTCGCCGCGGGTCTGGCCGATGCTCACGCCGGGGCGGTCGCCGCTGCCAGCCTGGCCGCCAACGGCGACGTCACGGTCGATGCCGCACTCGTCGCCATCGCGGCGGCGCTGGGCTCTAATCTGCTGGTCAAGACAGCACTGGCCTTCACCACGGGTGGTCACCGCTTCGGGCTGGCGTTCCTGGCCGCAATCGCCGCTCCCACAGTGGTATTCGGCGCTGCGCTGACATTGACTGTGGCCCTGGGATGA
- a CDS encoding phosphatidylserine decarboxylase, which yields MHEMQPAVQRLVDLVKANGWQDKFEEAIATVASYNVPDLAYLTDFDSYIDWLNGLAVWAPDTLGTQRVTYEKVTQFYFVLDQEPLKSLQSKVQPGNEGKPLTPLSQWIIDFDNAWGSYLDTPPSVVHVEDFKANPLFQWDEFEAPPSGYFTFNQFFARHMKPGQRPIASIADDSVITSPADCTFVDYWEVDNDSNILVESKGLQWSIQELLKDSEYADEFAGGIFTHSFLNTNDYHRWHTPVAGTVLESRIVAGQVSLDIEATPGPVVDGKQTHELSILDGTGYQFVQTRGLIVIDSPIGLVACLPMGMWPVSSVVITADKGVTVHKGEELGYFAFGGSDFVMVFQRKSNVLLNGRPGKHVRTGTCIGYAHPNL from the coding sequence ATGCACGAGATGCAACCGGCCGTTCAGAGACTCGTCGACCTGGTCAAAGCGAATGGCTGGCAGGACAAGTTCGAAGAGGCCATCGCCACGGTGGCGAGCTACAACGTGCCGGATCTCGCCTATCTGACCGACTTCGATTCATACATCGACTGGCTCAACGGCCTGGCGGTCTGGGCGCCCGACACCCTCGGCACCCAGCGCGTCACCTACGAGAAGGTCACCCAGTTCTATTTCGTCCTCGACCAGGAGCCGCTCAAGTCGCTGCAGAGCAAGGTCCAGCCGGGCAACGAGGGAAAGCCTCTAACGCCGTTGTCGCAGTGGATCATCGACTTCGACAATGCCTGGGGTTCCTACCTCGACACGCCGCCGTCGGTGGTGCACGTCGAGGATTTCAAGGCCAACCCGCTGTTCCAATGGGACGAGTTCGAGGCTCCGCCCAGCGGTTACTTCACCTTCAACCAGTTCTTCGCGCGTCACATGAAGCCCGGCCAGCGCCCGATCGCCTCGATCGCCGACGACAGCGTCATCACCTCGCCCGCCGACTGCACCTTCGTCGACTACTGGGAGGTCGACAACGACTCCAACATCCTGGTGGAGAGCAAGGGCCTGCAGTGGTCGATCCAAGAACTGCTGAAGGACAGTGAGTACGCCGACGAGTTCGCCGGTGGCATCTTCACGCACTCGTTCCTGAACACCAACGACTACCACCGCTGGCACACCCCGGTCGCGGGCACCGTGCTCGAATCGCGCATCGTCGCCGGTCAGGTGTCGCTGGACATCGAAGCCACACCCGGTCCCGTCGTCGACGGCAAGCAGACGCACGAGCTCAGCATCCTGGACGGCACCGGCTACCAGTTCGTGCAGACCCGCGGCCTGATCGTCATCGATTCGCCGATCGGTCTGGTCGCCTGCCTGCCGATGGGCATGTGGCCGGTCTCGTCGGTGGTCATCACCGCGGACAAGGGCGTCACGGTCCACAAGGGCGAAGAGCTCGGTTACTTCGCCTTCGGCGGCTCGGATTTCGTCATGGTCTTCCAGCGCAAGTCCAACGTGCTGCTCAACGGCCGCCCGGGCAAGCACGTGCGCACCGGCACCTGTATCGGCTACGCCCACCCGAACCTGTAA